From the genome of Sinanaerobacter sp. ZZT-01:
GTCCAACTTTTAATACCTGTACCGGCCCCAATCGGCTCAAATACGCTTCTTCTCCGGTTTCTTCTAAATCGCCGACAAAAAGCACCTTTATTTCCCCGTATTCAAGTTGTGTAATAATACTGTTGTCGTTTATATTCTTACTTCCATCTATGCCGTCAATGATTCGTAAAACTGCGCCATTTCCCAGCTCAATCACACGATCTTCATCTTCCGTATAAATACAGCCTTCTTCCCTAACCGCAAGATAAAAATCTCGATAAAAACGTGTGTGGTAGCTGTCACCGCTATGTATGATTTCTTTTACATCATAAGCCTTCAACACTTCATCCATTCCACCTATGTGATCATGGTGCACATGTGTGGCAATTACTAAATCCAGCGAACCATCCACATAAGGCCTTATGTAATCAACAACGGTTTGTCCTGCTGCATCCGGACCGGCGTCGATTAAAACTTCGTATTCGCCAAAATCAATGAAGATGCAGTCTCCCTCTCCTACATCAATAAAATGAACGGTCATCTGGGGTTCCGATTCTTGTCCGTATGCTGCACGTTCCGACGCATAAGCGACCTCTGTTACCGTCAAATTTATAAAAA
Proteins encoded in this window:
- a CDS encoding ComEC/Rec2 family competence protein; translated protein: MKRKLVYSLLFLLIFINLTVTEVAYASERAAYGQESEPQMTVHFIDVGEGDCIFIDFGEYEVLIDAGPDAAGQTVVDYIRPYVDGSLDLVIATHVHHDHIGGMDEVLKAYDVKEIIHSGDSYHTRFYRDFYLAVREEGCIYTEDEDRVIELGNGAVLRIIDGIDGSKNINDNSIITQLEYGEIKVLFVGDLEETGEEAYLSRLGPVQVLKVGHHGSATSSGSKFLSVVKPQIGIISAGYANEGKHPHIRAMRRLFQAGTSLYGTFRSGTIKMTLDKTSYSLDTNCTLQYSDAGINHIKKESETEIWR